From Panicum hallii strain FIL2 chromosome 2, PHallii_v3.1, whole genome shotgun sequence, a single genomic window includes:
- the LOC112880725 gene encoding granule-bound starch synthase 1b, chloroplastic/amyloplastic — protein sequence MAATMGSMSAYGSYQTNRPSALKQTPHMQFQQCCSGGVRFLSNHSQSMRSKTRLSKRRATNNGIRPKTTRSQAPIVCSTGMTIVFVATEVHPWCKTGGLGDVVGGLPPALAAMGHRVMTIAPRYDQYKDAWDTNVLVEVNVGDTVETVRFFHCYKRGVDRVFVDHPMFLEKVWGKTGAKLYGPTTGSDYRDNQLRFCLLCLAALEAPRVLNLNNSEYFSGPYGEDVVFVANDWHTAVLPCYLKSMYKPNGIYANAKVAFCIHNIAYQGRFARADFEVLNLPDSFLPSFDFIDGHVKPVLGRKINWMKAGIIESDLVLTVSPHYVKELTSGPDKGVELDGVLRTKPLETGIVNGMDIYEWDPSTDKYISVKYDATTVTEARALNKERLQAEVGLPVDSSIPVIVFVGRLEEQKGSDILISAIPEFVGENVQIIVLGTGKKKMEEELTLLEVKYPSNARGIAKFNVPLAHMMFAGADFIIVPSRFEPCGLIQLQGMRYGVIPICSSTGGLVDTVKEGVTGFHMGSFNVECETVDPADVAAVASTVTRALKQYDTPAFHEMIQSCMTQDLSWKGPAKKWEEVLLGLGVEGSEAGIEGEEIAPLAKENVATP from the exons ATGGCTGCAACAATGGGTTCAATGTCTGCCTATGGTTCTTACCAAACAAATAGGCCCAGTGCACTCAAGCAGACACCTCACATGCAATTCCAACAATGTTGTAGCGGTGGAGTTAGGTTCTTAAGCAATCATTCCCAATCCATGCGAAGTAAGACACGGTTGTCCAAAAGAAGAGCCACAAATAATGGAATTCGTCCAAAGACTACCAGGTCTCAGGCACCTATTGTATGTTCCACTGGAATGACCATAGTTTTTGTTGCAACTGAAGTACACCCATGGTGCAAAACTGGTGGCCTCGGTGATGTTGTAGGAGGACTGCCCCCAGCTCTGGCA GCCATGGGACACCGGGTCATGACGATAGCTCCTCGCTATGATCAATACAAGGATGCATGGGATACAAATGTCCTTGTTGAG GTAAATGTTGGGGACACAGTAGAAACAGTTCGCTTCTTCCACTGCTACAAAAGAGGAGTTGATCGTGTTTTTGTTGATCACCCTATGTTTCTTGAAAAG GTATGGGGCAAGACTGGTGCAAAATTGTATGGTCCTACTACTGGATCTGACTATCGAGATAACCAGTTGAGGTTCTGCCTTTTGTGCCTT GCTGCATTGGAGGCTCCAAGAGTTCTCAATCTCAACAATTCTGAATATTTCTCTGGACCATATG GTGAAGATGTTGTCTTCGTAGCGAATGATTGGCACACTGCAGTTCTGCCCTGCTATCTGAAGAGCATGTATAAGCCAAATGGAATTTATGCGAATGCTAAG GTTGCTTTCTGCATTCACAACATTGCCTATCAAGGTAGATTTGCCAGAGCAGACTTCGAAGTTCTTAATCTACCTGACAGTTTCTTGCCGTCATTTGATTTTATTGATGG ACATGTTAAGCCTGTACTAGGGAGAAAGATTAACTGGATGAAGGCAGGGATCATTGAGAGTGATCTGGTTCTAACAGTTAGTCCACATTATGTCAAGGAACTCACTTCTGGCCCAGACAAGGGTGTTGAGTTGGATGGTGTCCTTCGCACAAAGCCCCTTGAAACTGGAATCGTAAATGGCATGGATATTTATGAATGGGATCCTTCGACAGATAAGTACATCAGTGTGAAATATGATGCAACAACG GTAACTGAAGCAAGGGCTCTCAATAAAGAAAGGTTGCAAGCTGAAGTTGGATTGCCTGTGGATTCCAGCATCCCTGTTATAGTTTTTGTTGGCCGTCTTGAAGAACAGAAAGGATCAGACATACTTATTTCAGCCATTCCAGAATTCGTGGGCGAGAATGTTCAGATAATTGTTCTT GGTACTGGGAAGAAGAAAATGGAGGAGGAATTGACGCTGCTAGAAGTGAAATATCCAAGCAATGCTAGAGGCATAGCGAAATTCAACGTCCCATTAGCACATATGATGTTTGCTGGGGCTGACTTCATCATTGTCCCAAGTAGGTTTGAGCCATGTGGTCTCATTCAGTTGCAAGGGATGAGATATGGAGTG ATCCCCATCTGTTCATCAACTGGAGGACTTGTAGACACGGTTAAGGAGGGTGTCACCGGATTCCACATGGGTTCCTTCAATGTCGAG TGTGAAACTGTTGATCCAGCTGACGTCGCAGCAGTGGCTTCAACTGTCACACGCGCTCTGAAACAGTATGACACCCCGGCCTTCCATGAGATGATTCAGAGCTGCATGACACAGGACCTGTCCTGGAAG GGGCCTGCGAAGAAGTGGGAGGAGGTGCTTCTTGGCCTCGGGGTCGAGGGAAGTGAGGCGGGCATCGAGGGCGAGGAGATCGCCCCTCTTGCCAAGGAAAATGTGGCCACTCCCTGA
- the LOC112880851 gene encoding uncharacterized protein LOC112880851, translated as MAAPRARALAESATIDDQIGDDQQKTQTSHIASLAISENGQGNDNTIPKSTAHQDVNEYGPPVIVPEVGMSFESGDIAYEMYNTYAGKVRFSIRKSDTKRRVSASLRENELYEDFKSRMKNPVNYIPNFPLSKTAAESYTRRMYTEFEDEFKNQFAFSCKLVQTEGSISTFMVTHMDSNYGATVVFNIADKTYILTRWTKYAKRGFYIEKKGKEKENLKAHAARLSRMATSLALKCSVSKPLLNDLERALEKLELEADHSLNKMEETEVLGISNDCSMDNVNSKISFRVPQVVQGAKSKRAKNAVEKNTGKKRRSSSNKGKASRKMDQSTEHDQDPKQMITSFDESVGANMTLSNGLLLAAIRLCWEYNKQLASSELPRVLGQSSAPSTVAVYSNGCNLGCYEEAGGEAAFVARYAGQAPPPPKRREAGQCAPSLDKPRRGVETGPPRSKPPAASLLELRTSARKKRIGATVTAPSPQINLGAVLACVLSFLAAAVSSAGGVGGGSLYVPILSVVAGLGPKTAAAFSTFMVTGGTLSNVLYTLLLRGGGRRPLIDYGIAVVSQPCLLLGVSAGVVCNVMFPEWLITALFSLFLAFATFKTYRTGVRRCRAETAELGRIPDAAAAEGAAAAAAEEPLLGRNGGGGGGGGDGGRRCQWVDLLVLVTVWLCFFAMHLFIGGDGAKGAFNIKPCGIAYWLITVAQIPVAVAFTACIGHQRRKSQAYHGVDQAMSASSKLDALPAYVFPVAALLTGVMSGLFGIGGGLLLNPVLLQIGVPPKTASATTMFMVLFCASMSMAQFIILGVEGIASALVYAATCFAASVVGLAAIEGAVRRSGRASLIVFVVAGILALSAAVIACSGAVRVWEQYTSGRYMGFKMPC; from the exons AATCTGCAACCATCGATGATCAGATAGGCGATGACCAACAGAAAACGCAG ACATCACACATAGCATCGCTGGCTATTAGTGAAAATGGTCAAGGCAATGACAACACAATTCCTAAATCAACGGCACATCAG GATGTTAATGAGTATGGACCACCTGTGATAGTTCCTGAAGTTGGAATGTCTTTTGAGTCTGGAGACATTGCATATGAGATGTACAACACATATGCTGGTAAGGTCAGGTTCAGCATCAGAAAAAGTGACACAAAGCGTAGA GTTTCTGCTTCTCTTCGTGAGAATGAGTTGTATGAAGATTTTAAATCACGTATGAAGAACCCGGTTAATTACATCCCAAATTTTCCTTTATCGAAGACAGCTGCTGAATCTTATACAAGGAGGATGTATACAGAGTTTGAGGATGAATTTAAAAATCAGTTTGCATTTTCTTGCAAGTTAGTACAAACTGAGGGGTCAATATCAACATTCATGGTCACACATATGGACTCAAATTATGGAGCAACAGTTGTGTTCAACATTGCAGACAAGACT TATATACTGACCAGATGGACAAAGTATGCAAAAAGAGGTTTTTATATTGagaaaaaaggaaaggagaaagaaaacTTGAAAGCACATGCTGCAAGACTGTCTCGAATGGCAACATCCCTTGCATTGAAGTGTTCAGTGTCAAAACCACTCCTTAATGATTTGGAGAGAGCATTAGAGAAGTTGGAATTGGAGGCTGATCATTCACTAAACAAAATGGAAGAAACTGAGGTTCTTGGAATTTCAAATGACTGCAGTATGGATAATGTAAATAGTAAAATATCATTTAGAGTTCCTCAGGTAGTGCAAGGTGCAAAAAGTAAACGAGCAAAGAATGCAGTTGAAAAGAATAcagggaagaaaaggagaagttCTTCTAATAAAG GAAAAGCTTCAAGGAAAATGGACCAAAGTACAGAACATGATCAGGACCCGAAACAGATGATT ACATCATTTGATGAAAGCGTTGGTGCTAATATGACATTAAGCAATGGT CTACTGCTTGCTGCCATCCGCCTCTGCTGGGAGTATAACAAGCAGCTAGCGAGCAGTGAACTACCGCGAGTTCTAGGCCAGAGCAGCGCGCCGTCCACTGTCGCAGTCTACTCGAACGGCTGCAACCTCGGCTGCTACGAagaggccggcggcgaggcggcctTCGTAGCGCGATACGCTGGGCAAGCTCCTCCGCCTCCAAAGCGGCGCGAGGCCGGCCAGTGCGCGCCGTCGCTGGACAAGCCAAGAAGGGGAGTGGAGACCGGGCCTCCCCGCTCCAAGCCGCCGGCAGCCTCCCTGCTGGAACTCCGGACTTCGGCGAGGAAGAAGAGGATTGGAGCCACG GTGACGGCACCTTCCCCGCAGATCAACCTCGGCGCCGTTCTTGCGTGCGTCCTCTCCTTCCTGGCCGCGGCCGTCTCCAGcgccggcggcgtcggcggcggctcgcTGTACGTCCCGATCCTCAGCGTCGTCGCCGGGCTCGGCCCCAAGACGGCAGCCGCGTTCTCCACGTTCATGGTCACGgggggcacgctctccaacgtGCTCTAcaccctcctcctccgcggcggcgggcggcggccgctgATCGACTACGGCATCGCCGTGGTGTCGCAGCCGTGCCTGCTCCTGGGCGTCAGCGCCGGGGTCGTGTGCAACGTCATGTTCCCGGAGTGGCTCATCACCGCGCTCTTCTCGCTGTTCCTCGCCTTCGCCACCTTCAAGACGTACCGCACCGGGGTGCGGCGGTGTCGCGCCGAGACGGCGGAGCTGGGGAGGATCCCCGACGCGGCAGCCGCTGagggcgcggccgcggcggcggcggaggagccgCTCCTTGGACGcaacggaggcggcggcggcggcggcggcgacggcggccggcgctgcCAGTGGGTGGACTTGCTGGTGCTTGTCACGGTCTGGCTCTGCTTCTTCGCCATGCACCTGTTCATAGGAGGTGATGGCGCCAAG GGAGCCTTCAACATAAAGCCCTGTGGAATCGCGTACTGGCTCATCACCGTGGCCCAGATCCCTGTCGCGGTGGCTTTCACAGCGTGCATCGGGCACCAAAGGAGAAAGTCACAAGCTTACCACGGCGTCGACCAG GCGATGTCGGCGAGCAGCAAGCTGGACGCGCTGCCGGCGTACGTCTTCCCGGTGGCCGCTCTGCTGACCGGCGTCATGAGCGGGCTCTTCGGCATAGGAGGCGGCCTGCTCCTCAACCCCGTCCTCCTCCAGATCGGGGTCCCCCCAAAA ACGGCGTCGGCGACGACGATGTTCATGGTGCTCTTCTGCGCCTCGATGTCTATGGCCCAGTTCATCATCCTGGGAGTCGAGGGGATCGCGAGCGCGCTGGTCTACGCCGCCACCTGCTTCGCGGCGTCCGTCGTCGGGCTGGCCGCGATCGAGGGCGCCGTGAGGAGGTCCGGCAGGGCCTCGCTGATCGTGTTCGTGGTCGCCGGCATCCTGGCCCTCAGCGCCGCCGTGATCGCGTGCTCCGGCGCCGTCCGCGTCTGGGAGCAGTACACGAGCGGTCGGTACATGGGCTTCAAGATGCCCTGCTGA
- the LOC112882244 gene encoding probable inorganic phosphate transporter 1-12, which produces MAPEKLQVLHALDVAGTQRYHVRAVVIAGTGFFADAYDLFCITLVTKLLGRIYYHAPGRGEPGRLPPRLEAAFGGATFCGAVVGQLLFGWLGDQAGRKRFYGKTVLLMAAGSFLSGLSFGDTPGGVMATLCFFRFWLGVGVGGDYPLSATIVAEYASKRTRGALVAAVFAMEGFGVLAGCIVTLAVSATFQARFRAPAYEEDPTGSTPPQADYVWRIVLMAGAIPACLTYHWRARMPETARYTALVARDAGRAARDMSRVLEVDIAGEPDKVESLTRGRDYGVLSRRFARRHGLHLLGAAACWFVLGVVFYSQTILQEEIFSDVGWVPRARAMSALEEAYRVARAHAIIALCGTLPGYWFTVALVDVVGRKAIQFLGFAMMTGFMLAIAALYDSLASPGRRVWLVAMYTFTFFFANFGPNSTTFIVPAEIFPAHLRATCHGISSAAGKAGAIVGTFGFMYAAQKADGSEAAETGYPSGIGVRASLFVLAASNVLGILFTCLLPEPKGRSLEEVSGDGGGESVNGDDADVGDSQILPL; this is translated from the coding sequence atggcgccgGAGAAGCTGCAGGTGCTGCACGCGCTGGACGTGGCGGGGACGCAGCGGTACCACGTGCGCGCGGTGGTCATCGCCGGCACGGGCTTCTTCGCCGACGCCTACGACCTCTTCTGCATCACGCTCGTCACCAAGCTCCTGGGCCGCATCTACTACCACGCCCCGGGCCGCGGCGAGCCGGGGCGGCTCCCGCCGCGGCTGGAGGCGGCGTTCGGGGGCGCCACCTTCTGCGGCGCGGTCGTGGGGCAGCTCCTCTTCGGCTGGCTCGGCGACCAGGCCGGCCGCAAGCGTTTCTACGGCAAGACCGTCCTGCTCATGGCCGCGGGCTCCTTCCTCTCGGGCCTCTCCTTCGGCGACACCCCCGGCGGCGTCATGGCCACGCTCTGCTTCTTCCGCTTCTGGCTCGGTGTCGGCGTCGGCGGGGACTACCCGCTCTCGGCGACCATCGTGGCCGAGTACGCCAGCAAGCGGACCAGGGGcgccctcgtcgccgccgtcttCGCCATGGAGGGATTCGGCGTCCTCGCGGGCTGCATTGTCACGCTCGCCGTCTCCGCCACGTTCCAGGCGCGGTTCCGCGCGCCGGCGTACGAGGAGGACCCCACGGGGTCCACCCCGCCGCAGGCCGACTACGTGTGGCGGATCGTCCTCATGGCCGGCGCCATCCCGGCCTGCCTCACCTACCACTGGCGGGCGCGGATGCCCGAGACGGCGCGCTACACGGCGCTGGTCGCCCGCGACGCCGGCAGGGCCGCGCGCGACATGTCCAGGGTGCTCGAGGTCGACATCGCCGGCGAGCCGGACAAGGTGGAGAGCCTCACCAGGGGCCGGGACTACGGCGTTCTCTCCCGCCGCTtcgcgcgccgccacggcctccacctcctcggcgccgccgcgtgCTGGTTCGTGCTCGGCGTCGTCTTCTACTCCCAGACCATCCTCCAAGAGGAGATCTTCAGCGACGTCGGGTGGGTCCCCAGGGCGCGCGCCATGAGCGCCCTCGAGGAGGCCTACCGcgtcgcccgcgcgcacgccatCATCGCGCTCTGCGGCACGCTGCCGGGCTACTGGTTCACTGTCGCCTTAGTCGACGTCGTCGGCCGGAAGGCCATCCAGTTCCTCGGCTTCGCCATGATGACGGGGTTCatgctcgccatcgccgccctcTACGACAGCCTGGCGAGCCCCGGGCGGCGGGTATGGCTGGTGGCCATGTACACCTTCACCTTCTTCTTCGCCAACTTCGGGCCCAACAGCACCACCTTCATCGTGCCGGCGGAGATCTTCCCGGCGCACCTGCGCGCGACGTGCCACGGGATATCGTCCGCGGCGGGGAAGGCCGGCGCCATCGTCGGGACGTTCGGGTTCATGTACGCCGCGCAGAAGGCGGATGGCAGTGAGGCGGCCGAGACGGGGTACCCGTCGGGCATCGGCGTGCGCGCCTCCCTGTTCGTGCTCGCCGCGTCCAACGTGCTGGGGATACTCTTCACCTGCTTGCTGCCGGAGCCGAAGGGGAGGTCGCTGGAGGAGGTGTccggtgacggcggcggcgagtccGTGAACGGAGATGACGCGGACGTGGGCGACTCCCAGATCCTCCCGCTGTAG
- the LOC112882889 gene encoding type III polyketide synthase B-like, translating into MSEEILRSYPELAQEGLPTMKQRLDISNKAVTQMATEASLACVRSWGGALSSVTHLVYVSSSEARFPGGDLHLARALGLSPDVRRVMLAFTGCSGGVAGLRVAKGLAESCPGARVLLATSETTIVGFRPPSSDRPYDLVGVALFGDGAGAAVIGADPAPGERPLFELHAALQRFLPGTDKTIEGRLTEEGIKFQLGRELPHLIEAHVEDFCRKLMAEREDPAAGGEGMGYDDMFWAVHPGGPAILTKMEGRLGLGGDKLRASRCALRDFGNASSNTIVYVLENMVEETRRRKAAAAAEAGDGEDCEWGLILAFGPGITFEGILARNLQATARAPELN; encoded by the coding sequence ATGTCGGAGGAGATCCTGAGGAGCTACCCGGAGCTGGCGCAGGAGGGCCTGCCGACGATGAAGCAGCGGCTGGACATCTCCAACAAGGCGGTGACGCAGATGGCGACGGAGGCGTCGCTCGCGTGCGTCCGCTCCTGGGGCGGCGCGCTCTCCTCCGTCACCCACCTCGTCTACGTCTCCTCCAGCGAGGCGCGGTTCCCGGGCGGCGACCTGCacctggcgcgcgccctggggCTCAGCCCGGACGTCCGCCGCGTCATGCTCGCCTTCACCGGCTGCTCCGGCGGCGTGGCGGGGCTCCGCGTCGCGAAGGGCCTCGCCGAGAGCTGCCCCGGCGCGCGCGTCCTGCTCGCCACCTCCGAGACCACCATCGTGGGGTTCCGCCCGCCCAGCTCCGACCGCCCCTACGACCTCGTCGGCGTCGCCCTCTTCGGAGACGGCGCGGGcgccgccgtcatcggcgccgACCCGGCCCCCGGCGAGCGCCCGCTCTTCGAGCTCCACGCGGCGCTGCAGCGCTTCCTCCCGGGCACAGACAAGACCATCGAGGGCCGGCTCACGGAGGAGGGCATCAAGTTCCAGCTGGGGCGGGAGCTGCCCCACCTCATCGAGGCGCACGTGGAGGACTTCTGCCGGAAGCTGATGGCGGAGCGGGAGGacccggccgccggcggcgaggggatgGGGTACGACGACATGTTCTGGGCGGTGCACCCCGGCGGGCCGGCGATCCTGACCAAGATGGAGGGCCGGCTCGGCCTCGGCGGCGACAAGCTCCGCGCCAGCCGGTGCGCGCTCCGGGACTTCGGGAACGCCAGCAGCAACACCATCGTGTACGTGCTGGAGAACATGGTGGAGGAGACCCGGCggaggaaggcggcggcggcggcggaggccggcgacggggaggacTGCGAGTGGGGCCTCATCCTGGCGTTCGGCCCCGGGATCACCTTCGAGGGCATCCTCGCCAGGAACCTGCAGGCAACCGCGCGCGCGCCTGAACTGAACTGA